The following are encoded together in the Pygocentrus nattereri isolate fPygNat1 chromosome 3, fPygNat1.pri, whole genome shotgun sequence genome:
- the ube2ib gene encoding SUMO-conjugating enzyme UBC9-A, with protein MSGIALSRLAQERKAWRKDHPFGFVAVPTKNPDGTMNLMNWECAIPGKKGTPWEGGLFKLRMLFKDDYPSSPPKCKFEPPLFHPNVYPSGTVCLSILEEDKDWRPAITIKQILLGIQELLNEPNIQDPAQAEAYTIYCQNRVEYEKRVRAQAKKFSPS; from the exons ATGTCTGGCATTGCTCTCAGTCGACTGGCACAAGAGCGTAAAGCATGGAGGAAAGACCACCCTTTT GGCTTTGTTGCTGTGCCAACCAAGAATCCTGATGGTACGATGAATCTGATGAACTGGGAATGTGCCATTCCAGGGAAAAAGGGG ACTCCTTGGGAGGGCGGTCTGTTTAAGTTAAGGATGCTGTTCAAAGATGACTACCCGTCATCACCACcgaaat GTAAATTCGAGCCTCCTCTGTTTCATCCTAATGTGTACCCATCAGGAACCGTCTGTCTCTCCATTCTAGAGGAGGACAAAGATTGGAGACCTGCTATCACAATCAAACAG attttgttGGGCATCCAGGAGCTTTTAAATGAGCCTAACATTCAGGATCCAGCCCAGGCTGAGGCCTATACCATATACTG tcagaacagagtggAGTATGAGAAGAGAGTCCGAGCACAAGCCAAAAAATTCTCACCCTCGTAG
- the kctd5b gene encoding BTB/POZ domain-containing protein KCTD5 isoform X1, with product MAECQCDVSGHGSRRCPLRSAAEGSSKWVRLNVGGTHFLTTKQTLCREPKSFLYRLCQADPELDSDKDESGAYLIDRDPVYFGPVLNYLRHGKLVLNKNLTEEGALEEAEFYNITSLIKLIKEKIRERDAKVTHTPVKHVYRVLQCQEEELTQMVSTMSDGWKFEQLVSVGYGRAQKSEFLLIVSREVKGEESSQTHLAHSGELVNIGSSYNYGSEDQAEFLCVVSKELHNQSYGNNSQPSEKAKILQERGSRI from the exons ATGGCCGAGTGTCAGTGCGACGTCTCCGGCCACGGCTCTCGGCGCTGCCCGCTCAGGTCCGCCGCGGAGGGCTCGTCCAAGTGGGTGCGTCTCAACGTGGGCGGCACGCATTTCTTGACCACGAAGCAGACCCTGTGCCGGGAGCCCAAGTCCTTCCTGTACCGCCTGTGCCAAGCGGACCCCGAGCTGGACTCCGATAAG GATGAATCAGGAGCATATTTGATTGACAGGGATCCAGTGTATTTCGGGCCTGTGCTGAATTATCTGCGACATGGAAAGCTGGTCCTCAACAAAAATCTGACAGAAGAAg GGGCTCTTGAAGAGGCAGAATTCTACAACATCACATCATTGATTAAACTCATCAAGGAAAAGATTAGGGAACGAGACGCCAAGGTTACACAT acTCCGGTGAAGCACGTCTACAGGGTGTTGCAGTGTCAGGAGGAGGAGCTCACTCAGATGGTTTCCACCATGTCAGACGGCTGGAAGTTTGAGCAG CTTGTCAGTGTAGGTTATGGGCGGGCACAGAAGTCAGAATTTCTCCTGATTGTGTCTCGGGAAGTGAAGGGGGAGGAGTCAAGTCAAACTCACCTCGCCCACAGCGGAGAG ctgGTCAACATTGGTTCCTCCTATAACTATGGTAGCGAGGACCAGGCAGAGTTCCTGTGTGTTGTCTCCAAAGAGCTTCATAACCAGTCATATGGTAACAACAGCCAACCAAGTGAGAAAGCCAAG ATTCTTCAGGAGCGAGGGTCTAGAATATGA
- the kctd5b gene encoding BTB/POZ domain-containing protein KCTD5 isoform X2: MAECQCDVSGHGSRRCPLRSAAEGSSKWVRLNVGGTHFLTTKQTLCREPKSFLYRLCQADPELDSDKDESGAYLIDRDPVYFGPVLNYLRHGKLVLNKNLTEEGALEEAEFYNITSLIKLIKEKIRERDAKVTHTPVKHVYRVLQCQEEELTQMVSTMSDGWKFEQLVNIGSSYNYGSEDQAEFLCVVSKELHNQSYGNNSQPSEKAKILQERGSRI; the protein is encoded by the exons ATGGCCGAGTGTCAGTGCGACGTCTCCGGCCACGGCTCTCGGCGCTGCCCGCTCAGGTCCGCCGCGGAGGGCTCGTCCAAGTGGGTGCGTCTCAACGTGGGCGGCACGCATTTCTTGACCACGAAGCAGACCCTGTGCCGGGAGCCCAAGTCCTTCCTGTACCGCCTGTGCCAAGCGGACCCCGAGCTGGACTCCGATAAG GATGAATCAGGAGCATATTTGATTGACAGGGATCCAGTGTATTTCGGGCCTGTGCTGAATTATCTGCGACATGGAAAGCTGGTCCTCAACAAAAATCTGACAGAAGAAg GGGCTCTTGAAGAGGCAGAATTCTACAACATCACATCATTGATTAAACTCATCAAGGAAAAGATTAGGGAACGAGACGCCAAGGTTACACAT acTCCGGTGAAGCACGTCTACAGGGTGTTGCAGTGTCAGGAGGAGGAGCTCACTCAGATGGTTTCCACCATGTCAGACGGCTGGAAGTTTGAGCAG ctgGTCAACATTGGTTCCTCCTATAACTATGGTAGCGAGGACCAGGCAGAGTTCCTGTGTGTTGTCTCCAAAGAGCTTCATAACCAGTCATATGGTAACAACAGCCAACCAAGTGAGAAAGCCAAG ATTCTTCAGGAGCGAGGGTCTAGAATATGA